One Thalassotalea hakodatensis DNA segment encodes these proteins:
- the murU gene encoding N-acetylmuramate alpha-1-phosphate uridylyltransferase MurU translates to MKVMILAAGRGERMRPLTDNLPKPMLSVAGKPLIVHHIEKLRKAGFREFVINTAWLGDKIVACLKDGRQFGVSIVYSHEGEQALETAGGICQALPILDDNNAPFLVVNGDIYVDYHFNDIPKLSEQTQAHLWLVENPEHNPLGDFNLEDGQVKNNGDTASRYTYSGIGIYRAGLFSTCQKGQPTKLAPLLRDAINQQTVTGSVLPSNWTDVGTPERLALLNKELEGFY, encoded by the coding sequence ATGAAGGTTATGATTTTAGCGGCCGGCCGCGGCGAAAGAATGCGACCTTTAACCGATAATTTGCCTAAGCCAATGTTATCAGTAGCAGGAAAGCCATTAATCGTCCATCATATTGAAAAATTACGCAAAGCAGGTTTTCGTGAATTTGTTATAAACACTGCTTGGTTAGGCGATAAGATAGTGGCATGTTTAAAGGATGGTCGTCAATTTGGTGTATCCATTGTCTATAGCCATGAAGGAGAACAAGCACTCGAAACTGCTGGCGGTATATGCCAAGCACTGCCAATTCTTGACGATAATAACGCACCTTTTTTAGTGGTGAATGGTGATATTTACGTTGATTATCATTTTAACGATATCCCGAAGTTATCAGAACAAACACAGGCACACTTATGGCTAGTGGAAAATCCTGAACATAATCCTTTAGGGGATTTTAATTTGGAAGATGGGCAGGTGAAAAATAATGGAGATACTGCTTCTCGATATACATATAGTGGCATCGGTATTTATCGTGCAGGCTTATTTTCAACCTGTCAAAAAGGTCAGCCAACGAAGCTAGCACCATTGTTGCGTGATGCCATTAATCAACAGACGGTAACGGGTAGTGTGTTACCCAGTAACTGGACAGATGTGGGAACTCCTGAACGGCTTGCTTTACTTAACAAAGAATTAGAAGGTTTTTATTAA